From a region of the Oryza sativa Japonica Group chromosome 6, ASM3414082v1 genome:
- the LOC107281347 gene encoding uncharacterized protein isoform X1, which translates to MYADRRSKEFIDGVHYFLRVAEANRQRGFICCPCNKCKNQKASGSQPSVGQKRACGQRGAAKKLEGRHIITEVEEDGRPSALAEAAKNYVRHSGWVVRDYVPVSTVYWRRTRARGDHESFVPDSEKEMLWTTMLETFTLPAGTKDKVKRRTLKKMAEQFQSFKGDLYQKYILKGQTPNFDTFPKLRDHWDEFVSYKTGEQGQAMMERNKENTAKKKYHHHLGSGGYSVAMPKWEEMEASLLERGIEPATANWPERSKFWYYAHGGTLNPADGSLVFGDQIREAARRLTDAVEASSQGTFRPDRERDELSLALQTPEHPGRTRGKWVIPWKIGFKEDIHTYRSRMRRKRDTEAKIVDLEFRVSSYECSMQEEVARKVDECMAAHRSHDPQPTIPPAMVSLSGNRSSCASTGLVGSQSMDAMQTQDESTCPVDDITQRTPCELHIPFKNLSIKVASGMAIPTDPSGTYHCRPIPAGYSKVEVELVEGAYEDLELDYPGGDGETHLRDTSHAIILWRRRYIILPRRQAASRAPSPPAPPSPPEDLTPSPPHAPAPSPPQAPAPTPPQAPAPTPPRASTLTPSQASLPAPSKSRASQAPPPAHTRATKKAKVDATKNKDPGYDCTQEELDAYVASEVKRQFKPRSPEKKIPIDPSVMNFFRGMSAPAKEAIKLSDYERTLKKASSGKSKPVPQLGEQPNQEIEPLVTGKEMTIEEFITDTGLTTDQLLGVAPIEKAEVKYMYKLDKPLVKPELLQSLPTQMYKFHQLYMEMSATGREMIGARIRDTDFLQGYDILWINFKGIYEIYQLDALDVSIMSCWILMEIQRARRRGVFDTGFIDPRKVNVAMLDQYPQATEDNLVHLLKAQHYKTFILLPYNTEFHWVLLLFDLSACTVNVYDSMDKKESMFDKVFELIDRAWYRFRHLVRVKWRERLRRKFKFPCAKQKQGTNLCGYYVCEYCHCLADQIITTRELDVRTNKFKISLHIDFLFNY; encoded by the exons atgtacgctgaccggcggtccaaagagtttattgacggcgtgcactattttttgagagtggccgaagctaacaggcaaaggggttttatttgttgtccatgcaataagtgtaagaatcagaaggctagtggaagtcaaccctccgttggacagaagagggcatgcgggcaacgaggtgccgcgaagaagcttgagggtcggcacatcataacggaagtggaagaagatggacgaccTAGTGCCCTggcagaagccgccaagaactatgtacgtcacagcggttgggttgtgcgggattacgtgcctgtcagtacggtgtactggcgaagaacaagggcacgcggagatcatgagagctttgtcccagattcggagaaagagatgttgtggaccacaatgctcgagacattcacccttcccgcgggtacaaaggacaaagtgaaaaggaggactctgaagaaaatggcagaacagtttcagagcttcaagggagatctgtaccagaaatatatcctgaagggccagacaccgaacttcgacacattcccaaagctaagggatcactgggacgagttcgtttcatataagacaggtgaacaagggcaggcgatgatggaaagaaacaaagaaaataccgccaagaagaagtaccatcaccacttggggtcaggcggctatagcgtcgcgatgccgaagtgggaggagatggaggctagcttgcttgagaggggtatcgaaccggccaccgctaattggccggaacgatcgaagttctggtactatgctcacggtggaacgctcaacccagctgatggctcactagtcttcggcgatcagatacgagaggctgcgcgtcgactaacagacgcagtggaagcctcttctcagggcacgttccgaccggacagagagagggacgagctgtcactcgccctacagactccagagcatccaggacgaacacgagggaaatgggtgattccttggaagattgggttcaaggaggacatccacacgtacaggagtcggatgaggcgcaagagagataccgaggcgaaaaTTGTAGATCTAGagttcagggtatcgagctacgagtgcagcatgcaagaggaggtggcaaggaaggttgatgaatgcatggccgcacatcggtcccatgatccccagccgaccattcctcctgcaatggtgagcctgtcaggaaaccgtagcagctgcgcctcaacggggttggtaggatcacagagcatggacgccatgcaaacccaggacgaatccacctgccccgttgatgacatcactcagcggacaccatgtgagctgcatattcctttcaagaacttatcaataaag gtggcgtcgggcatggccatcccaacggacccttcaggtacttaccactgcaggccgattccagcaggatactccaaggtcgaagttgagttggtcgaaggcgcgtacgaggacctcgagctggattaccctggaggagacggtgagacgcatctacgagacacaagccatgccattattctatggcgcaggcggtacatcatcctcccaaggcgacaagcggcgtctcgtgcaccatctcctccggctccgccatctcctcctgagGATCTtacaccgtctcctcctcatgctccagcaccgtctccacctcaggctcctgcaccgactcctcctcaggctcctgcaccgactcctcctcgggcttCTACACTGACTCCTTCGCAAGCttctcttccggcaccttcaaagtcaagggcctcccaagctccaccgcctgcccacacaagggcaacgaagaaggcgaaagttgacgccaccaagaacaaggacccggggtacgattgcacgcaagaggagcttgacgcttacgtggcatcagaagtcaagagacaattcaagcctcgaagtccagaaaagaagattcctatagacccgagtgtcatgaacttcttcagaggtatgtctgcacctgccaaggaggccattaagctatcggactatgagcgaacgctgaagaaagcatcttctggaaagtccaaaccagtccctcagcttggagagcaaccaaaccaggagatcgagccgttggtgaccggtaaagaaatgacgatagaagaatttattactgacaccggtctaactacggatcaattgctaggagtcgcaccaatcgaaaaggcagaagtgaaatacatgtacaaaCTCgataaaccgcttgtcaagcctgagctgctgcagtccctacccacacaaatgtacaagttccatcagctgtacatggagatgagcgccaccggtagagagatgatcggagcgaggatcagggacacggacttcttgcaaggatatgacattctctggatcaatttcaagggaatctatgaaatataccagctggacgccctcgacgtctctattatgagttgctggatttt aatggagattcaaagggcccgacggcggggggttttcgatactggattcatcgaccctcggaaagtaaacgtcgcaatgcttgaccaatatccgcaagccacagaggacaatcttgtccatctcctgaaggcgcagcattacaagacgttcatactgttgccgtacaacacaga attccactgggtgcttttactcttcgacctgtcggcctgcaccgtcaacgtatatgactcaatggataaaaaagagtctatgtttgacaaggttttcgaacttatagacag ggcttggtataggttccgtcatttggtccgcgtcaaatggagagaaagacttaggcggaagttcaaatttcct tgcgcaaagcaaaagcagggaactaacttgtgtggctactacgtgtgcgagtattgccactgccttgcagaccaaatcatcaccacaagagagctcgatgtacgtacaaataaattcaaaatttcattacatatcgatttcttgtttaattactaa
- the LOC107281347 gene encoding uncharacterized protein isoform X2: protein MYADRRSKEFIDGVHYFLRVAEANRQRGFICCPCNKCKNQKASGSQPSVGQKRACGQRGAAKKLEGRHIITEVEEDGRPSALAEAAKNYVRHSGWVVRDYVPVSTVYWRRTRARGDHESFVPDSEKEMLWTTMLETFTLPAGTKDKVKRRTLKKMAEQFQSFKGDLYQKYILKGQTPNFDTFPKLRDHWDEFVSYKTGEQGQAMMERNKENTAKKKYHHHLGSGGYSVAMPKWEEMEASLLERGIEPATANWPERSKFWYYAHGGTLNPADGSLVFGDQIREAARRLTDAVEASSQGTFRPDRERDELSLALQTPEHPGRTRGKWVIPWKIGFKEDIHTYRSRMRRKRDTEAKIVDLEFRVSSYECSMQEEVARKVDECMAAHRSHDPQPTIPPAMVSLSGNRSSCASTGLVGSQSMDAMQTQDESTCPVDDITQRTPCELHIPFKNLSIKVASGMAIPTDPSGTYHCRPIPAGYSKVEVELVEGAYEDLELDYPGGDGETHLRDTSHAIILWRRRYIILPRRQAASRAPSPPAPPSPPEDLTPSPPHAPAPSPPQAPAPTPPQAPAPTPPRASTLTPSQASLPAPSKSRASQAPPPAHTRATKKAKVDATKNKDPGYDCTQEELDAYVASEVKRQFKPRSPEKKIPIDPSVMNFFRGMSAPAKEAIKLSDYERTLKKASSGKSKPVPQLGEQPNQEIEPLVTGKEMTIEEFITDTGLTTDQLLGVAPIEKAEVKYMYKLDKPLVKPELLQSLPTQMYKFHQLYMEMSATGREMIGARIRDTDFLQGYDILWINFKGIYEIYQLDALDVSIMSCWILMEIQRARRRGVFDTGFIDPRKVNVAMLDQYPQATEDNLVHLLKAQHYKTFILLPYNTEFHWVLLLFDLSACTVNVYDSMDKKESMFDKVFELIDRAWYRFRHLVRVKWRERLRRKFKFPCAKQKQGTNLCGYYVCEYCHCLADQIITTRELDG, encoded by the exons atgtacgctgaccggcggtccaaagagtttattgacggcgtgcactattttttgagagtggccgaagctaacaggcaaaggggttttatttgttgtccatgcaataagtgtaagaatcagaaggctagtggaagtcaaccctccgttggacagaagagggcatgcgggcaacgaggtgccgcgaagaagcttgagggtcggcacatcataacggaagtggaagaagatggacgaccTAGTGCCCTggcagaagccgccaagaactatgtacgtcacagcggttgggttgtgcgggattacgtgcctgtcagtacggtgtactggcgaagaacaagggcacgcggagatcatgagagctttgtcccagattcggagaaagagatgttgtggaccacaatgctcgagacattcacccttcccgcgggtacaaaggacaaagtgaaaaggaggactctgaagaaaatggcagaacagtttcagagcttcaagggagatctgtaccagaaatatatcctgaagggccagacaccgaacttcgacacattcccaaagctaagggatcactgggacgagttcgtttcatataagacaggtgaacaagggcaggcgatgatggaaagaaacaaagaaaataccgccaagaagaagtaccatcaccacttggggtcaggcggctatagcgtcgcgatgccgaagtgggaggagatggaggctagcttgcttgagaggggtatcgaaccggccaccgctaattggccggaacgatcgaagttctggtactatgctcacggtggaacgctcaacccagctgatggctcactagtcttcggcgatcagatacgagaggctgcgcgtcgactaacagacgcagtggaagcctcttctcagggcacgttccgaccggacagagagagggacgagctgtcactcgccctacagactccagagcatccaggacgaacacgagggaaatgggtgattccttggaagattgggttcaaggaggacatccacacgtacaggagtcggatgaggcgcaagagagataccgaggcgaaaaTTGTAGATCTAGagttcagggtatcgagctacgagtgcagcatgcaagaggaggtggcaaggaaggttgatgaatgcatggccgcacatcggtcccatgatccccagccgaccattcctcctgcaatggtgagcctgtcaggaaaccgtagcagctgcgcctcaacggggttggtaggatcacagagcatggacgccatgcaaacccaggacgaatccacctgccccgttgatgacatcactcagcggacaccatgtgagctgcatattcctttcaagaacttatcaataaag gtggcgtcgggcatggccatcccaacggacccttcaggtacttaccactgcaggccgattccagcaggatactccaaggtcgaagttgagttggtcgaaggcgcgtacgaggacctcgagctggattaccctggaggagacggtgagacgcatctacgagacacaagccatgccattattctatggcgcaggcggtacatcatcctcccaaggcgacaagcggcgtctcgtgcaccatctcctccggctccgccatctcctcctgagGATCTtacaccgtctcctcctcatgctccagcaccgtctccacctcaggctcctgcaccgactcctcctcaggctcctgcaccgactcctcctcgggcttCTACACTGACTCCTTCGCAAGCttctcttccggcaccttcaaagtcaagggcctcccaagctccaccgcctgcccacacaagggcaacgaagaaggcgaaagttgacgccaccaagaacaaggacccggggtacgattgcacgcaagaggagcttgacgcttacgtggcatcagaagtcaagagacaattcaagcctcgaagtccagaaaagaagattcctatagacccgagtgtcatgaacttcttcagaggtatgtctgcacctgccaaggaggccattaagctatcggactatgagcgaacgctgaagaaagcatcttctggaaagtccaaaccagtccctcagcttggagagcaaccaaaccaggagatcgagccgttggtgaccggtaaagaaatgacgatagaagaatttattactgacaccggtctaactacggatcaattgctaggagtcgcaccaatcgaaaaggcagaagtgaaatacatgtacaaaCTCgataaaccgcttgtcaagcctgagctgctgcagtccctacccacacaaatgtacaagttccatcagctgtacatggagatgagcgccaccggtagagagatgatcggagcgaggatcagggacacggacttcttgcaaggatatgacattctctggatcaatttcaagggaatctatgaaatataccagctggacgccctcgacgtctctattatgagttgctggatttt aatggagattcaaagggcccgacggcggggggttttcgatactggattcatcgaccctcggaaagtaaacgtcgcaatgcttgaccaatatccgcaagccacagaggacaatcttgtccatctcctgaaggcgcagcattacaagacgttcatactgttgccgtacaacacaga attccactgggtgcttttactcttcgacctgtcggcctgcaccgtcaacgtatatgactcaatggataaaaaagagtctatgtttgacaaggttttcgaacttatagacag ggcttggtataggttccgtcatttggtccgcgtcaaatggagagaaagacttaggcggaagttcaaatttcct tgcgcaaagcaaaagcagggaactaacttgtgtggctactacgtgtgcgagtattgccactgccttgcagaccaaatcatcaccacaagagagctcgat ggataa
- the LOC9270007 gene encoding oleosin H2, whose protein sequence is MATAATATARAHNPLRRMEGVGFKSALRASPRASALAAAALLVPLGAALLVSAGAVLLATLAGLALAAPPLVLFSPVLAPAAAAAVMAAAGLLAAGALGVAGVSALAWTVGYIRRGGARGSGGGGVAGMIVQPLDDGKRHGAGGAAFVGHRLRDAGDDDAARDKAQEAARA, encoded by the coding sequence atggccacggcggcgacggcgacggcgcgtgcGCACAATCCGCTGCGCCGCATGGAGGGCGTCGGGTTCAAGTCCGCGCTCCGGGCCAGCCCGCGCGCctccgcgctcgccgcggccgcgctccTCGTCCCGCTCGGCGCCGCTCTGCTGGTCTCCGCCGGGGCCGTGCTCCTGGCCACGCTCGCCGgcctcgcgctcgccgcgccgccgctcgtgcTCTTCAGCCCCGTGctcgcgcccgccgcggcggcggccgtgatgGCCGCGGCggggctcctcgccgccggcgcgctcgGCGTCGCGGGCGTCTCGGCGCTGGCCTGGACCGTCGGGTACATcaggagaggcggcgcgcgtgggagtgggggcggcggcgtggccgggATGATCGTGCAGCCGCTAGACGACGGGAAGAGGCACGGCGCGGGAGGGGCGGCGTTTGTCGGGCATCGTCTCCGGGACGCCGGAGATGACGACGCGGCGCGCGACAAGGCGCAGGAGGCAGCCAGGGCCTAG